Proteins encoded within one genomic window of Fragaria vesca subsp. vesca linkage group LG1, FraVesHawaii_1.0, whole genome shotgun sequence:
- the LOC101309400 gene encoding chaperone protein dnaJ 20, chloroplastic-like produces MNMEISFQITNPKLEKMVSMPSNQKAYISCRSHGGLAMHKKNKASNFYDLLSLGSENNNKVGLHEIKKAYRNMALQLHPDVVPPSAKEESTRRFIELQKAYETLSDPVSRQIYDYQLGLGISSVGWGVDESCMDQVNRSMFSKEVWEEQLRGLHKRSQTRTGRKHYRPM; encoded by the coding sequence ATGAACATGGAAATCTCCTTCCAAATCACCAATCCTAAGCTAGAGAAGATGGTTTCAATGCCATCGAACCAGAAAGCCTATATTTCATGCAGATCTCATGGTGGGTTAGCCATGCACAAAAAGAACAAGGCCAGCAACTTTTACGATTTGCTTTCACTCGGTTCTGAGAATAACAATAAGGTTGGCTTGCATGAGATAAAGAAAGCATACAGAAACATGGCCCTTCAGCTTCACCCTGATGTTGTCCCTCCCTCTGCAAAAGAGGAGTCAACCAGACGATTCATCGAGCTTCAAAAGGCATATGAAACACTTTCAGACCCGGTTTCACGTCAAATTTACGATTACCAGTTGGGTTTGGGGATCTCATCGGTAGGGTGGGGAGTGGATGAATCATGTATGGATCAGGTGAATAGATCCATGTTCAGCAAGGAAGTGTGGGAAGAACAACTTCGGGGACTGCATAAGAGGTCTCAAACTCGAACGGGGAGGAAACACTATAGGCCGATGTAG